The Halobacterium litoreum genome includes a region encoding these proteins:
- a CDS encoding tripartite tricarboxylate transporter permease gives MEALGVRVFVGPAATAAALAAISSGVLLGACSGLVPGLHVNTLALLLAAGAPLVPGPPHLVGAALLAAGVTHSFLDVVPTLALGVPDPAMAVSALPGHRLVMGGRGREALRVSALGSGVAVAVAFAAGAPVTWLAKRAAPVVYAHLSVAIALLLGFLVARESSWRARLGGALSVAASGLLGVVALPLDPSGVVPTGDVLAPLFAGLFGAPVLLAAYRGSGVPEQHDPAIAGRPLDVVRPGVAGSLAGAAVAYVPGMSGAIAAVAALDVTSADGDRAFIAALSGVNTANTVFALYALFALGEPRTGVLVAFERASLPRTLPLLLASVALASCVAAVLVPVLGDRYFRLIRAVDHERLTLAVCGLLAVLSWLFAGVLGVGLLVVATLVGLIPPRFGARRVHLMGVLLVPIAT, from the coding sequence ATGGAGGCGCTGGGCGTGCGCGTGTTCGTCGGCCCTGCGGCGACAGCCGCGGCACTCGCCGCGATTTCATCCGGCGTGCTGCTCGGCGCGTGCTCGGGGTTGGTGCCGGGACTGCACGTGAACACGCTCGCGCTCCTGCTGGCGGCGGGTGCGCCACTCGTACCGGGGCCGCCACATCTCGTCGGGGCGGCGTTGCTGGCGGCGGGCGTCACGCATTCGTTTCTGGACGTGGTGCCGACGCTCGCGCTCGGGGTGCCGGACCCGGCGATGGCGGTGAGTGCGCTCCCCGGCCACCGCCTCGTGATGGGCGGTCGGGGTCGGGAGGCGCTGCGGGTGTCGGCGCTCGGGAGCGGCGTCGCCGTCGCGGTGGCGTTCGCCGCCGGCGCGCCCGTGACGTGGCTGGCGAAGCGGGCCGCGCCCGTGGTGTACGCGCACCTCTCGGTCGCGATTGCGCTCCTGTTGGGATTCTTGGTCGCTCGGGAGTCGTCGTGGCGGGCGCGACTCGGCGGCGCGCTCTCGGTCGCCGCCAGCGGCCTGCTCGGCGTCGTCGCGCTCCCGTTGGACCCGTCGGGTGTCGTTCCGACGGGTGACGTGCTCGCGCCCCTGTTCGCGGGCCTGTTCGGTGCACCCGTCCTGCTCGCGGCGTACCGCGGCTCTGGCGTCCCCGAGCAACACGACCCCGCGATTGCTGGTCGTCCACTGGACGTCGTCAGGCCGGGCGTCGCCGGCAGTCTCGCGGGGGCGGCGGTCGCGTACGTCCCCGGCATGTCGGGCGCCATCGCGGCCGTCGCGGCGCTCGACGTCACGAGCGCGGACGGCGACCGTGCGTTCATCGCGGCGCTCTCCGGCGTCAACACCGCCAACACCGTCTTCGCGCTGTACGCGCTGTTCGCGCTCGGCGAACCCCGAACCGGCGTGCTGGTGGCCTTCGAGCGCGCGAGTCTGCCGCGGACGCTCCCGCTGTTGCTCGCGAGCGTCGCGCTCGCGTCGTGTGTCGCGGCCGTGCTCGTGCCGGTGCTCGGCGACCGGTACTTCCGGCTGATTCGCGCCGTCGACCACGAGCGCCTCACGCTCGCGGTGTGTGGCCTCCTCGCAGTCCTCTCGTGGCTGTTCGCGGGCGTCCTCGGCGTCGGTTTGCTGGTGGTCGCGACGCTCGTGGGGCTGATTCCGCCGCGCTTCGGCGCGCGTCGCGTCCACCTGATGGGAGTGTTGCTCGTTCCCATCGCCACGTGA
- a CDS encoding PstS family phosphate ABC transporter substrate-binding protein has translation MPQDKGRFSEFASRRKFLAATGAAGTAMVAGCQGGGNDDDSDDPATEEEQDTTEPEETEQETTEDEQDTSLATDTLVGDGSSTVFPIANTGASFWNSNPEPGDGDYFPQEWADRIGTDERLADHFASRYGWEPTGKRSVPPFRVSIALSHSGTGIEGVMEGRIDIGDASSTAEAELAGSDVSEEELDKFVDHVVGVDGQPIVVSKEIKDAGVTDITIEELRQIYKQEITNWSELGGPDKEILALGRAPGSGTNTAFLVNVMGDAEASISPDQRYGKNQQLQQAVATADNAIAYIALAFVQPEGQVPPIGLEIDGTLYEYGKNLGSKEYPLARDLHCYTWEDTSRQEAAFVNFLLSDFGQEYFVKSNNYFALPPERREAQREKVAASNYE, from the coding sequence ATGCCGCAGGACAAAGGGCGGTTCTCCGAGTTCGCATCGCGTCGCAAGTTCCTCGCTGCCACCGGTGCCGCGGGCACGGCGATGGTCGCCGGCTGTCAGGGGGGCGGTAACGACGACGACAGCGACGACCCAGCGACTGAGGAGGAGCAGGACACCACGGAACCGGAGGAGACCGAACAGGAGACGACCGAGGACGAACAGGACACCAGTCTGGCCACGGACACCCTCGTCGGCGACGGTTCCTCGACGGTGTTCCCCATCGCGAACACGGGCGCGTCGTTCTGGAACTCCAACCCGGAGCCGGGCGACGGCGACTACTTCCCGCAGGAGTGGGCCGACCGCATCGGCACCGACGAGCGACTCGCCGACCACTTCGCCAGCCGCTACGGCTGGGAGCCGACCGGCAAGCGCTCGGTGCCGCCGTTCCGCGTGAGCATCGCGCTCTCGCACTCCGGCACTGGCATCGAGGGCGTCATGGAGGGCCGCATCGACATCGGTGACGCGAGCTCCACGGCGGAAGCCGAACTCGCCGGTAGCGACGTCTCCGAGGAGGAACTGGACAAGTTCGTCGACCACGTCGTCGGCGTCGACGGCCAGCCAATCGTCGTCTCGAAGGAGATCAAGGACGCGGGCGTCACGGACATCACCATCGAGGAACTGCGCCAAATCTACAAGCAGGAGATTACGAACTGGAGCGAACTCGGCGGCCCGGACAAGGAGATTCTCGCGCTCGGTCGCGCCCCCGGCTCGGGAACGAACACGGCGTTCCTCGTGAACGTGATGGGCGACGCCGAGGCGTCCATCTCGCCGGACCAGCGCTACGGGAAAAACCAGCAGCTCCAGCAGGCCGTCGCGACCGCCGACAACGCCATCGCGTACATCGCGCTCGCGTTCGTCCAGCCCGAGGGGCAGGTCCCGCCCATCGGCCTCGAAATCGACGGCACGCTCTACGAGTACGGGAAGAACCTCGGCTCCAAGGAGTATCCGCTGGCCCGCGACCTCCACTGTTACACGTGGGAGGACACGAGCCGGCAGGAGGCCGCGTTCGTCAACTTCCTGCTCTCGGACTTCGGGCAGGAGTACTTCGTGAAGTCGAACAACTACTTCGCGCTGCCGCCGGAGCGCCGCGAGGCCCAACGCGAGAAGGTCGCCGCGAGCAACTACGAGTAA
- the pstC gene encoding phosphate ABC transporter permease subunit PstC has protein sequence MVSRIVESLRNYRSRNEDTALVLLAVTALSLVAAFALFYQQSRWTVVPVALFFLLTVVGWVKYQATIARGLTFVMTVATVSVLGLIVAFLFVRAWPAFDQMGLEALYRSNEPLWKPAKDTPWSLAPMILGTMITTVIATAVAAPLGIAGALYISEIASDTTREVVKPGIELMAGIPSITYGFIGFTIVNRFFYEKFQTSTIGNYFTVGVMIGIMALPTIVSVAEDALSTVPEAMKSGALAVGTTNWQTMKSVTLPSAFSGVSAAVLLGVGRAMGETMAATVMIPHTVGFPDPVYDVFGGVGKTLTTVIAFEGGNATGRHLEGLFAAGVVLFAMVLVLSVTSQVIQARMRRKYGGDR, from the coding sequence ATGGTATCCAGAATCGTCGAGAGTCTCCGAAACTATCGGTCCCGGAACGAGGACACAGCGCTCGTCTTACTGGCGGTGACCGCGCTGTCGCTGGTGGCGGCCTTCGCGTTGTTCTACCAGCAGTCCCGGTGGACCGTCGTCCCGGTGGCGTTGTTCTTCCTGTTGACGGTGGTCGGCTGGGTCAAATATCAGGCGACCATCGCGCGCGGGCTGACGTTCGTCATGACCGTCGCGACGGTCTCCGTCCTCGGTCTCATCGTCGCGTTCCTGTTCGTTCGCGCGTGGCCGGCGTTCGACCAGATGGGACTGGAGGCGCTGTACCGGAGCAACGAACCGCTGTGGAAGCCCGCGAAGGACACGCCGTGGTCGCTCGCGCCGATGATTCTCGGCACGATGATAACCACGGTCATCGCGACGGCGGTGGCCGCGCCGCTGGGCATCGCGGGCGCGCTCTACATCAGCGAAATCGCCTCGGACACCACCCGCGAAGTCGTGAAGCCGGGCATCGAGTTGATGGCTGGGATTCCCTCCATCACGTACGGGTTCATCGGCTTCACCATCGTGAACCGCTTTTTCTACGAGAAGTTCCAGACCTCCACGATTGGGAACTACTTCACCGTCGGCGTGATGATCGGCATCATGGCGCTGCCGACCATCGTGTCGGTCGCCGAGGACGCGCTGTCGACAGTGCCCGAGGCGATGAAGAGCGGGGCGCTGGCGGTGGGGACGACGAACTGGCAGACGATGAAGAGCGTCACCCTGCCGTCGGCGTTCTCGGGCGTGTCCGCCGCCGTCCTGCTCGGCGTCGGGCGCGCGATGGGGGAGACGATGGCGGCGACCGTGATGATTCCCCACACGGTCGGATTTCCGGACCCGGTCTACGACGTGTTCGGCGGCGTCGGTAAGACGCTGACCACCGTCATCGCCTTCGAGGGCGGGAACGCGACGGGCCGCCACCTCGAGGGGCTGTTCGCGGCGGGCGTCGTGTTGTTCGCGATGGTGCTCGTGTTGAGCGTCACTTCGCAGGTGATTCAGGCGCGCATGCGGCGCAAGTACGGTGGTGACCGATGA
- the pstA gene encoding phosphate ABC transporter permease PstA — MSTFEQNALVSTETTLREYVSTGVMALGAVLFLASWVVLFQWVGESTPVLGVDLFALFGVLLLAMAVGIAGVGVASRVGYVSASPSRSAGLVVGVLFGGIGFAVGGLAASQTFGLGTVGWVAAALAFGGATTALAVGPREDVGSTFPPALFLAFLGALFVTGTVDLGWSWSPTDISATFVGSVMVPVLTVVGSLVGSWSAAKARAGFGTQGRESGAFYLIRLSVFGMLGVLALLVGFIVKNGSETALTNSHFGFDGHIDLPGRLFGVSLPDWTIPFFDVQVPFVTNVSQSLFIDVPGLAPAILGTLWLVLGAMLFAVPLGLAAAIFLAEYTESRLFRQVVEIATNGLWSTPSIVFGLFGLAFLVPRFGGGKSLISGQLVLGFMLLPLVVITSYESIKAVPDEYRDASAALGVTQWQTIKSAVLPAAMPGVITGVILGVGRIAGETAPLLLVYGGPPFSSQQPNVLSKFQFTSSPPFVSNTALMDAGSALPYQLYTSITSGRLPGQGAPFTVQEFGWGTALVLLVVVLGLYAIGIASRIYFRRKLYNE, encoded by the coding sequence ATGAGCACGTTCGAACAGAACGCGCTGGTCTCCACCGAGACGACGCTCCGCGAGTACGTGTCGACGGGCGTGATGGCGCTCGGCGCGGTGTTGTTCCTCGCCAGTTGGGTCGTGTTGTTCCAGTGGGTCGGCGAGTCGACGCCCGTGCTCGGCGTCGACCTGTTCGCGCTGTTCGGCGTCCTCCTGCTCGCGATGGCCGTCGGCATCGCGGGCGTCGGCGTCGCGTCGCGCGTCGGGTACGTCTCCGCGTCGCCGTCCCGGAGCGCCGGCCTCGTCGTCGGCGTGCTGTTCGGTGGCATCGGGTTCGCTGTCGGCGGACTGGCGGCCTCCCAGACGTTCGGCCTCGGCACCGTCGGCTGGGTCGCCGCCGCGCTGGCGTTCGGTGGCGCGACGACCGCACTCGCCGTCGGCCCCCGCGAGGACGTGGGGTCGACGTTCCCGCCGGCGCTGTTCCTCGCGTTCCTCGGCGCGCTGTTCGTCACCGGCACCGTCGACCTCGGGTGGTCGTGGTCGCCGACCGACATCTCGGCGACGTTCGTCGGGTCCGTGATGGTTCCCGTGTTGACCGTCGTCGGGTCGCTGGTCGGGTCGTGGAGCGCCGCGAAGGCCCGAGCCGGCTTCGGGACGCAGGGCCGCGAGAGCGGCGCGTTCTACTTGATTCGGTTGAGCGTGTTCGGGATGCTCGGCGTCCTCGCGTTGCTCGTCGGCTTCATCGTGAAGAACGGCTCGGAGACGGCGCTCACGAACTCGCACTTCGGGTTCGATGGGCACATCGACCTGCCCGGGAGGCTGTTCGGCGTGAGTCTGCCGGACTGGACGATTCCGTTCTTCGACGTGCAGGTCCCGTTCGTGACGAACGTCTCCCAGAGCCTCTTCATCGACGTGCCGGGGCTGGCGCCCGCCATCCTCGGGACGCTGTGGCTGGTGCTCGGCGCGATGCTGTTCGCGGTGCCTCTCGGGCTGGCGGCCGCCATCTTCCTCGCGGAGTACACGGAGAGCCGGCTGTTCCGCCAGGTCGTGGAAATCGCGACGAACGGCCTCTGGAGCACCCCGAGCATCGTCTTCGGTCTGTTCGGGCTGGCGTTCCTCGTGCCGCGGTTCGGCGGCGGGAAGTCCCTGATTTCGGGCCAGCTCGTCCTCGGGTTCATGCTCCTGCCGCTCGTCGTCATCACGAGTTACGAGTCCATCAAGGCGGTTCCCGACGAGTACCGGGACGCGAGCGCCGCGCTCGGCGTGACCCAGTGGCAGACAATCAAGAGCGCCGTGCTCCCGGCGGCGATGCCGGGCGTCATCACGGGCGTCATTCTCGGCGTCGGCCGCATCGCGGGCGAGACGGCGCCGCTCCTGTTGGTGTACGGCGGCCCGCCGTTCTCCAGCCAGCAGCCGAACGTGCTGTCGAAGTTCCAGTTCACGAGTTCGCCGCCGTTCGTCTCCAACACCGCGCTGATGGACGCCGGGAGCGCGCTCCCGTACCAACTCTACACGTCGATTACGAGCGGGCGACTGCCCGGACAGGGCGCGCCGTTCACCGTGCAGGAGTTCGGCTGGGGGACCGCGCTCGTCCTGCTCGTCGTCGTCCTCGGACTGTACGCAATCGGCATCGCGAGTCGCATCTACTTCCGGAGGAAACTGTACAATGAGTAA
- the pstB gene encoding phosphate ABC transporter ATP-binding protein PstB produces MSNADTTTQDQHAQAAQTTTGETVEEVRDEWADYDFGGEPMVSVEGLNVHYGSDHALKGVAMDIPDESVTALIGPSGCGKSTYLRCLNRMNDRIKAASVDGSVEVGGEEIYQDGTNLVELRKRVGMVFQAPNPFPKSIRDNIAYGPRKHGDIDTGLVSRLFGRDDREREDELVEQCLRDAALWDEVADRLDDNALGLSGGQQQRLCIARALAVDPDVLLMDEPASALDPIATAKIEDLIEELAEEYTVVVVTHNMQQAARISDQTAVFLTGGELVEYGDTDQIFENPESQRVEDYITGKFG; encoded by the coding sequence ATGAGTAACGCCGACACCACGACCCAAGACCAGCACGCACAGGCCGCGCAGACGACCACGGGCGAGACCGTCGAGGAGGTCCGCGACGAGTGGGCCGACTACGACTTTGGCGGCGAGCCGATGGTATCCGTCGAGGGCTTGAACGTCCACTACGGCTCGGACCACGCGCTGAAAGGCGTCGCGATGGACATCCCCGACGAGAGCGTCACCGCGCTCATCGGCCCGTCGGGCTGCGGGAAGTCCACCTACCTCCGATGTCTGAACCGGATGAACGACCGCATCAAGGCCGCGAGCGTCGACGGCTCCGTGGAGGTCGGCGGCGAGGAGATTTACCAGGACGGCACGAATCTGGTGGAACTTCGCAAGCGCGTCGGGATGGTGTTCCAGGCGCCAAATCCGTTCCCGAAGTCGATTCGGGACAACATCGCGTACGGTCCGCGGAAGCACGGCGACATCGACACCGGGCTCGTGAGCCGCCTGTTCGGCCGCGACGACCGCGAGCGGGAGGACGAACTCGTGGAGCAGTGTCTACGTGACGCTGCGCTCTGGGACGAGGTGGCCGACCGCCTAGACGACAACGCGCTCGGCCTCTCCGGCGGCCAACAGCAGCGTCTCTGCATCGCGCGAGCGCTCGCCGTCGACCCCGACGTGCTGTTGATGGACGAACCGGCGAGCGCGCTCGACCCCATCGCCACCGCGAAAATCGAGGACCTCATCGAGGAACTCGCGGAGGAGTACACGGTGGTCGTCGTCACGCACAACATGCAGCAGGCCGCCCGCATCAGCGACCAGACCGCCGTCTTCCTCACCGGCGGCGAACTCGTGGAGTACGGCGACACCGACCAGATATTCGAGAACCCCGAGAGCCAGCGCGTCGAGGACTACATCACGGGGAAGTTCGGCTAA
- a CDS encoding class I SAM-dependent methyltransferase — protein sequence MSARRHYPVSKPAAYAYDAAYHGVPNWDIGRPQRAFVAAEEAGLLGPRVLDVGCGTGELSLFLARREHDVLGVDLSPLAIRQAREKARWRRIRASFVVWDALDLPRLAARGFAFDSVVDCAMFHVLGAAERDRFVAGLGSVLEPGGTYCVLGDARSDPRSLYGVSPAEIRERFRERDGWRVAFVRETTFERRHSHNPAYFACVVRTE from the coding sequence GTGAGCGCGCGCCGCCACTACCCCGTCTCGAAGCCGGCGGCGTACGCCTACGACGCGGCCTACCACGGCGTGCCGAACTGGGACATTGGGCGCCCGCAGCGCGCGTTCGTCGCGGCGGAGGAGGCCGGCCTGCTCGGCCCGCGGGTTCTCGATGTGGGCTGTGGCACCGGCGAACTGTCGCTGTTCCTCGCGCGCCGCGAACACGACGTCCTCGGCGTCGACCTGTCGCCGCTCGCCATTCGGCAGGCCCGCGAGAAGGCGCGCTGGCGGCGCATTCGGGCGTCGTTCGTGGTGTGGGACGCGCTCGACCTGCCGAGGTTGGCCGCCCGCGGGTTCGCGTTCGACTCGGTCGTCGACTGCGCGATGTTCCACGTGCTCGGGGCCGCCGAGCGCGACCGGTTCGTCGCGGGCCTCGGGAGCGTCCTCGAACCGGGCGGTACGTACTGCGTGCTCGGCGACGCGCGCTCGGACCCGCGTTCGCTGTACGGCGTCTCGCCCGCCGAGATTAGGGAGCGGTTCCGCGAACGGGACGGCTGGCGGGTGGCGTTCGTGCGCGAGACCACCTTCGAGCGACGGCACAGCCACAATCCGGCGTACTTCGCGTGCGTCGTCCGCACCGAGTAA
- a CDS encoding dodecin family protein, whose amino-acid sequence MTAVKIIKVLGTSEESWEDAAQAAVEEASQTVDDIHGVEVEDWTANVEGGAITSYKATVEIAFPVHESSGDA is encoded by the coding sequence ATGACCGCAGTCAAAATCATCAAAGTGCTCGGCACGTCCGAGGAGTCCTGGGAGGACGCGGCGCAGGCCGCCGTCGAGGAGGCGAGTCAGACGGTCGACGACATCCACGGCGTCGAGGTAGAGGACTGGACGGCGAACGTCGAGGGCGGCGCCATCACGTCGTACAAGGCGACCGTCGAAATCGCGTTCCCGGTCCACGAGTCCTCGGGTGATGCCTGA
- a CDS encoding halocyanin domain-containing protein: protein MPDSRSGPRAASGRGVARRRVLRGTAVGAVVALAGCAGGGGGGDTLPGSDYPAVDEWLTETAVGDSDDTYGGRVVDSRGQDAIDVDVGSEGNGGFYAFGPSAVAVSPGTTVTWRWTGEGGAHNVEAEADEQIGESDFEFSSGEAVDSDEETFEQTLDRAGVALYHCEPHLSVGMKGAVVVAEE from the coding sequence ATGCCTGACTCGCGGTCGGGGCCGCGCGCCGCCTCGGGTCGCGGCGTCGCCCGACGGCGCGTCCTCCGCGGGACGGCAGTCGGCGCCGTCGTCGCGCTCGCGGGCTGTGCGGGCGGCGGTGGCGGCGGCGACACGCTCCCCGGCAGTGACTATCCGGCGGTCGACGAGTGGCTGACCGAAACGGCGGTCGGCGACAGCGACGACACGTACGGCGGACGCGTCGTCGACAGCCGCGGCCAGGACGCGATAGACGTGGACGTCGGTAGCGAGGGGAACGGCGGCTTCTACGCGTTCGGGCCGTCGGCCGTCGCCGTGTCGCCCGGCACGACGGTGACGTGGCGGTGGACCGGGGAAGGCGGCGCGCACAACGTCGAAGCCGAGGCCGACGAGCAGATCGGCGAGTCGGACTTCGAGTTCAGTTCCGGCGAGGCGGTGGACTCCGACGAGGAGACGTTCGAACAGACACTCGACCGCGCGGGCGTCGCGCTCTACCACTGCGAGCCCCATCTGTCGGTCGGGATGAAGGGCGCGGTCGTCGTCGCCGAAGAGTGA